A single Drechmeria coniospora strain ARSEF 6962 chromosome 03, whole genome shotgun sequence DNA region contains:
- a CDS encoding actin binding protein, which produces MSTVLKVPSLPYLFSLPAVALVQLDHPLGHLAPLSAAEFRHPLPLLPLRRRARYCDAIRASPLHRGAYHSSPGLARARESRRRSPRCFPPQPPPPPPPHFAPNRSKATVASARFSMASLNLSTNGPSIKSTYNGVVNGPPLSSSSPTYAQWALFSVQAPLVSAFQDGNSKESVLKVESSGDGELVDLVEDFNEGRIQFAFVKVKDPNTGLPKCVLVAWCGGGVPERTKGYFTSHTAAVAKVLHGYHVQITARSDGDLEPASIMKKVADASGAKYSTGSAGGIVPSAPPPVKSKPVFTPTASSSGRSVNPLVAARSRRDENVDADGWGADAPPVSRTELQKVESAYKPTKVNMAELTKQTQEPSRYVGGGRKDSEPMDVVKGAYQPVGKVDIAAIRAAAKNKTDDRPTPVKGTYEPVGKVDIAAIRAMSQKPSSKSADEEPPPMPVTDRASVFSQPSHSERITSLPRPKVGNKFGGASGFAGTKAPTPGSLGFGGPTPAPVTSTSRTFADQGGKTPAQIWAEKKGLEKGTGGGAGAYAPGSISPVSPHNDRGGEWKSGYTGKSWAPVQAAGYQRGNEEGVPQQNNGDDDERSPEDEPAPSAGGVSALRDRFKNAAPIGSAPAPPLPNSMEGHPEASERSPPLPPPSSTRPSGAFALPGLPMRPPPPDEHEEPDEEEDAYPDQREPSPIQVAAPVSRGADPKWEVPEAHSATPPVPTAQAAVPDDETFADDHRAPQRGIGTAAELKPGQGHDGLDHLASGGKRAVIQYDYEKAEDNEIELVEGEYVTNIDMVDEDWWMGTNAKGESGLFPSNYVELVEDDPQSASAPSPPPPPAAAEPPAAADDVADTAEAAHGGDGATATALYDYEAAEDNELSFPEDATITGLEFPDEDWWFGQYDGRSGLFPANYVQLDS; this is translated from the exons ATGTCTACTGTACTGAAGGT CCCTTCCCTTCCGTACCTCTTTTCGCTCCCAGCCGTCGCACTCGTGCAGCTTGACCACCCGCTCGGGCACCTCGCTCCATTGTCGGCAGCCGAATTCCGCCATCCCTTGCCCCTTCTTCCACTTCGACGGAGAGCAAGGTACTGTGATGCCATCCGAGCATCGCCGTTGCATCGTGGAGCTTACCATTCATCGCCAGGACTTGCCAGAGCACGAGAATCACGCCGCCGTTCGCCTCGGTGCTTCCCaccccagccgccgccgccgccgccgcctcacTTCGCTCCCAACCGATCCAAGGCCACCGTTGCCTCTGCCCGGTTCAGCATGGCCTCGTTGAACCTTTCCACCAACGGGCCGTCGATAAAAAGCACCTacaacggcgtcgtcaacGGGCCGCCACTGTCGTCCAGCTCCCCTACCTATGCCCAATGGGCCCTCTTCTCCGTCCAGGCCCCTCTCGTGAGCGCCTTCCAAGATGGCAACTCGAAGGAGAGCGTTCTAAAGGTCGAAAGCTCTGGCG ATGGTGAACTGGTCGACCTGGTTGAAGACTTCAACGAGGGACGAATCCAGTTTGCCTTTGTCAAAGTCAAGGACCCCAACACCGGCCTTCCCAAgtgcgtcctcgtcgcctggtgcggcggcggcgtccccGAGCGCACAAAGGGCTACTTCACCAGCCAcacggcggccgtcgccaaaGTCCTCCACGGATACCACGTGCAGATCACCGCTCGATCCGACGGTGACCTAGAGCCTGCTTCCATCATGAAGAAGGTGGCCGACGCCTCCGGTGCGAAGTACTCCAccggcagcgccggcggcatcgtgccgtcggcgccgccgcccgtcaaGTCCAAGCCCGTCTTTACACCGACAGCCTCCAGTTCCGGCCGCTCCGTCAAccctctcgtcgccgcccgctcGAGGAGGGACGAGAACGTGGACGCGGACGGGTGGGGTGCCGATGCCCCTCCCGTGAGCAGGACCGAGCTTCAAAAGGTCGAATCAGCGTACAAGCCCACCAAGGTCAACATGGCCGAGCTCACGAAGCAGACCCAGGAACCCTCGCGctacgtcggcggcggccgcaaGGATAGCGAGCCGATGGACGTCGTCAAGGGAGCCTACCAGCCGGTGGGCAAGGTcgacatcgccgccatccgaGCCGCGGCCAAGAACAAGACGGACGACCGTCCGACACCGGTCAAGGGGACGTACGAGCCGGTGGGCAAAGTGGACATTGCCGCCATCCGAGCCATGTCTCAGAAGCCCTCGAGCAAgtcggcggacgaggaaCCGCCACCGATGCCGGTCACCGACCGAGCGTCCGTGTTTTCGCAGCCCAGCCACTCGGAACGCATCACGTCCCTACCGAGACCGAAGGTTGGCAACAAGTTCGGAGGCGCCTCCGGCTTCGCCGGCACCAAGGCGCCCACGCCGGGCAGCCTCGGATTCGGCGGCCCTACACCTGCCCCCGtcacgtcgacgagccgcaCCTTTGCCGACCAAGGCGGCAAGACGCCCGCCCAGATTTGGGCGGAGAAGAAGGGGCTGGAGAAGGGGACTGGGGGCGGAGCCGGTGCGTATGCACCTGGATCCATCTCGCCAGTGTCCCCGCACAACgaccgcggcggcgagtggaAGAGCGGATACACAGGCAAAAGCTGGGCTCCCGTCCAGGCCGCCGGGTACCAGCGCGGGAACGAGGAAGGCGTGCCGCAGCAGAacaacggcgacgacgacgaacggagccccgaggacgagccggcgccgtctgcCGGGGGTGTGTCCGCGCTACGCGACCGATTCAAGAACGCGGCCCCGATAGGATCGGCCCCCGCGCCTCCCTTGCCCAATTCCATGGAGGGCCACCCCGAGGCGTCGGAGCGCTccccgccgttgccgccgccatcgagcaCGCGGCCTTCCGGCGCCTTCGCGCTGCCGGGTCTTCCTATGCGTCCCCCGCCGCCTGACGAACACGAGgagccggacgaggaggaggatgcctATCCGGATCAGAGGGAGCCGTCGCCCATACAAGTCGCCGCTCCCGTCTCGCGCGGCGCCGATCCCAAGTGGGAAGTGCCCGAGGCACATTCGGCCACCCCGCCCGTCCCAACAGCGCAGGCAGCCGTCCCCGACGACGAAACCTTTGCGGACGACCACCGTGCCCCCCAGAGAGGCATCGGCACCGCCGCAGAGCTCAAACCTGGGCAGGGTCACGATGGCCTTGATCATCTTGCGAGCGGCGGCAAACGTGCGGTCATCCAATACGACTACGAGAAGGCAGAAGACAACGAGAtcgagctggtcgagggCGAGTACGTGACCAACATCGACATGGTGGACGAGGACTGGTGGATGGGAACCAACGCCAAAGGCGAAAGCGGCTTGTTCCCGAGCAACTACgtggagctcgtcgaggacgacccGCAGAGTGCCTCggcaccatcgccgccgccgccgcccgccgccgccgagccgccggcggcggcggacgacgtggccgacaCAGCAGAGGCTGCTCATGGAGGCGATGgtgccacggccacggctcTATACGACTACGAGGCCGCCGAAGACAACG AGCTGAGTTTTCCCGAGGATGCCACGATTACAGGCTTGGAGTTCCCCGACGAAGATTGGTGGTTCGGACAGTACGACGGACGGTCGGGACTTTTTCCGGCCAACTACGTGCAGCTGGACTCGTAG
- a CDS encoding eukaryotic translation initiation factor 3, translating to MASSMDYTAICESCPPGDGWGPEVTTETTLNGIPYAPFSKGDKLGRMADWTAEGKDRERGGRMQYNRNYRDQQVYGASHAITFNAPPAEDESSFSLVSNTRDSTKTRYGRGAVFTRGGRGQRGGRGDRAGARGGQAQRGGGRGGQTYDRGGRPTGGPRGGRRFGWKDYDKPARNRDASINIKADWHLLEEIDFNRLAKLNLDADEGEDLEDYGFLYYYNRSYDKQPVKGSEKKLTAIDRAAYNVTTSSDPVILELAERGEATIFATDSILSMLMCSPRSVYPWDIVIVRQGNKIFLDKRDNAALDMVTVNENAADAPLDAADGGKDVVNQPTALAEEATYINHNFANQVVNESESSKIDMSRANPFYNSSEDADPPASKAYKYRKFDLSTNDEEPVYLVVRTEIDAVQKNAISGEDQFVTIKALNEFDSKAQGSGGALDWRSKLVTQRGAVVATEMKNNSCKLARWTVQSILSKSDVMKLGFVSRVNPRSNDKHVILGVVGWKPRDFANQMNLSLSNGWGIVRTIADMCLKSDGEQSKFVLVKDPNKSILRLYEVPFGSLDEDDEDEPEAELAAEGAEE from the exons ATGGCCAGCTCCATGGACTACACCGCAATCTGCGAGAGCTGCCCCCCGGGTGACGGCTGGGGACCTGAGGTGACGACCGAGACGACCCTCAACGGCATTCCCTATGCGCCCTTCTCCAAGGGTGATAAGCTGGGCCGCATGGCCGActggacggccgagggcaaggaccGCGAGCGTGGCGGGCGCATGCAGTACAACCGAAACTACAGAG ATCAGCAAGTGTACGGAGCGAGCCACGCCATCACCTTCAACGCGCCCcctgccgaggacgagtcgagcTTCTCCCTCGTCAGCAACACCAGAGACTCCACCAAGACGAGATACGGCCGCGGAGCCGTCTTCACCCGCGGTGGCCGCGGTCAgcgtggcggccgaggcgacagGGCCGGTGCCCGAGGAGGACAGGCCCAGCGCGGCGGAGGTCGGGGAGGGCAGACGTACGACCGTGGAGGTCGCCCTACGGGTggccctcgcggcggccgtcgcttCGGCTGGAAGGATTATGACAAGCCGGCGCGCAACCGCGACGCCAGCATCAACATCAAGGCCGACTGGCATCTGCTCGAGGAGATTGATTTCAACCGCCTGGCGAAGCtgaacctcgacgccgacgagggcgaggacctCGAGGACTACGGCTTCCTCTACTACTACAACCGGTCGTACGACAAGCAGCCCGTCAAGGGCTCCGAGAAGAAGCTCACGGCCATCGACCGCGCCGCCTACAACGTCACCACCTCGTCGGATcccgtcatcctcgagcttgccgaACGGGGCGAGGCCACCATCTTCGCCACCGACAGCATCCTCTCCATGCTCATGTGCTCCCCCCGCTCCGTCTACCCTTGGGATATTGTCATTGTGCGCCAGGGCAACAAGATATTCCTCGACAAGAGAGACAACGCCGCGCTCGACATGGTGACGGTGAACGAgaacgccgccgacgcgcccctcgacgccgccgacggcggcaaggatgTCGTCAACCAGCCGACGGccctggccgaggaggcgacgTACATCAATCACAACTTTGCCAACCAGGTGGTCAACGAGAGCGAGTCGTCCAAGATCGACATGTCCCGCGCCAACCCCTTCTACAACTCGTCCGAGGATGCCGACCCGCCGGCCAGCAaggcttacaagtacagaaaGTTTGATCTGTCGAccaacgacgaggagcctGTCTACCTGGTCGTCCGTACCGAGATCGATGCCGTGCAGAAGAACGCGATCAGCGGCGAGGATCAGTTTGTGACCATCAAGGCCCTCAACGAATTCGACAGCAAGGCCcagggcagcggcggcgccctcgactGGAGAAGCAAGCTTGTCACGCAGCGCGGTGCTGTCGTGGCGACCGAGATGAAGAACAACAGCTGCAAGCTCGCCAGGTGGACGGTGCAGAGCATCCTATCCAAATCCGACGTCATGAAGCTCGG CTTCGTCTCCCGCGTCAACCCGCGCTCCAACGACAAGCATGTCAtccttggcgtcgtcggctggaAGCCCCGGGACTTTGCCAACCAGATGAACCTGTCGCTGTCCAATGGCTGGGGCATCGTCCGCACCATCGCCGACATGTGCCTCaagagcgacggcgagcagagcaaattcgtcctcgtcaaggATCCCAACAAGTCCATCCTGCGTCTGTACGAGGTTCCCTTCGGCAGCCTtgatgaggacgacgaggacgagcccgAAGCTgagctggcggccgagggcgccgaggagtAG
- a CDS encoding bZIP-type transcription factor, producing MSPAFSSDPRGSHGSAKSGTEGKRSLSSLNVGFFKSLADRRANRDGMTPKRRGPKPDSRPALTRKQELNRQAQRTHRERKELYVQALEDEVLRLKELYTLLFQEKERCAQENRELKETLARHGIRASRGDLQDFTTSSNDAALDRGPLSTTSPGSSTEPGPSYPTLSPTQSTAPSISSANHGGHLPPPPTVGRTPGMTGSNGKGDVDLEQAGIDFVLTLEKPCMAHMPYLLESATDAQGDCCGHALMASCPPTSFAHLTADTPFGSTHTHDHGDGVIPCQGTWELSKAGLATLLNLSKRLDLAGEITPVMAWGILMNHPRFVDLTPGHLRRLADDLSKKVRCYGFGAVMEEFELRDALERVLTSESETPLH from the exons ATGTCGCCGGCGTTCTCGTCCGATCCACGGGGCTCCCACGGAAGTGCCAAGTCGGGCACCGAGGGGAAGCGTTCCCTCTCCTCACTGAACGTTGGCTTCTTCAAGTCGCTCGCGGACAGGCGTGCCAACCGCG ATGGAATGACACCGAAGCGACGCGGTCCAAAGCCCGACAGCAGGCCTGCCCTGACCAGGAAGCAGGAACTTAACCGCCAGGCTCAGCG GACCCATAGAGAAAGGAAGGAGCTCTACGTGCAGGCGCTGGAAGACGAGGTCCTTCGGCTGAAGGAGCTGTACACGCTTCTTTTCCAAGAGAAGGAAAGATGCGCCCAAGAAAACAGAGAGCTCAAGGAGACGTTGGCGCGACACGGGATACGAGCATCTCGAGGCGACCTCCAAGACTTCACGACGAGCAGCAACGATGCCGCCCTTGACCGCGGCCCATTGTCAACGACGAGTCCCGGCAGCAGCACGGAGCCCGGGCCATCCTACCCGACGTTGTCGCCTACGCAGTCGACTGCgccctccatctcctcggcgaACCATGGTGGCCATCTGCCACCGCCACCGACGGTGGGCCGAACGCCCGGCATGACGGGGTCGAACGGCAAAGGAgatgtcgacctcgagcaAGCAGGCATTGATTTTGTCCTAAC ACTTGAAAAACCCTGCATGGCGCACATGCCATATCTGCTTGAGAGTGCAACCGACGCACAGGGAGACTGCTGCGGCCATGCGTTGATGGCGTCCTGCCCTCCTACATCCTTCGCCCACCTGACAGCAGACACGCCCTTTGGGAGCACCCACACGCacgaccatggcgacggcgtcatTCCGTGCCAGGGGACATGGGAGCTCAGCAAGGCAGGCCTTGCCACCTTGCTCAACCTCAGCAAGAGGTTGGATCTGGCCGGCGAGATCACCCCCGTCATGGCTTGGGGGATACTGATGAACCACCCGCGATTTGTCGACCTCACACCAGGGCACTTGCGAAGGCTCGCCGACGATCTGAGCAAAAAGGTCCGCTGCTACGG TTTCGGTGCGGTGATGGAAGAGTTTGAGCTGCGCGACGCGTTGGAGAGAGTCTTGACCAGCGAGTCCGAGACGCCATTGCACTAG